From one Coffea eugenioides isolate CCC68of chromosome 11, Ceug_1.0, whole genome shotgun sequence genomic stretch:
- the LOC113753601 gene encoding uncharacterized protein LOC113753601 has protein sequence MDLDSSTRGENGILNDNKPKIHQPSLNQPPENDVVADRPDERAEKGRVAETTEFSEVKENGLSSEGKNDFSNGGETYESVEKNLNSDDQGEEVKAVIDSDSASNDVVGLDMVQQPHSHLPKPEAPPGAAVDDWPCKLPRAKSMPESYDFDMPAIGKFFREKSSSLSAAITKRISSLKENNTSSALEPEFTQAPATNYVTEFKLSGLKVIVNLKPTIGQHEKKLMGRISFFSRSNCRDCTAVRSFLRGKNLNFVEINIDVFPAREKELVERTGNATVPQIFFNEKLFGGLVALNSMRNSGILEKKMEELLAGKCPPEAPEPPVYGFDDPEEEKEEQADEMVQIVRILRQRLPIQDRLMKMKIVKNCFSGGELVEVLIQQLDCGRRKAVEIGKQLARKHFIHHVFGENEFEDGHHFYRFLEHESFIPKCYNLRGATNDCEPKDAALLSQRLMRIMSAILEAYASDDRCRLDYVAISKSEEFRRYVNLVQDLQRVNILTLSAEEKLAFFLNLYNAMAIHAVIRVGHPGGMIDRRSYFSDFLYVVGGYPYSLTAIRNGILRSNRRAPFSLVKPFSGGDKRLELALPKVNQLSHFALCNGTKSSPAVKFFSPQGVESELRYAAREFFQRDDAMQVDLAKRTVYLTRIIKWYSADFGQEKETLKWIINYLDATKAGLLTHLLGDGGPVNIVYRSHDWSLNS, from the exons ATGGATTTGGATTCATCAACCAGAGGAGAAAATGGAATTCTCAATGATAATAAGCCAAAAATCCATCAGCCCAGTTTAAACCAGCCACCCGAAAACGACGTCGTCGCCGACCGCCCTGATGAAAGAGCCGAGAAGGGAAGAGTTGCAGAGACGACGGAATTTTCTGAGGTGAAGGAAAATGGATTATCATCCGAGGGTAAAAATGACTTTTCAAATGGCGGTGAAACTTATGAGTCcgttgaaaaaaatttgaattccGATGATCAGGGTGAAGAAGTCAAAGCTGTTATTGATTCTGACTCTGCTAGTAACGACGTCGTTGGATTAGATATGGTTCAGCAGCCGCATTCCCATCTTCCGAAGCCGGAGGCTCCACCTGGTGCAGCCGTCGACGACTGGCCCTGTAAGCTTCCCCGAGCGAAATCCATGCCGGAAAGCTACGACTTCGACATGCCGGCCATCGGTAAATTCTTCCGGGAGAAGAGCAGCAGCCTCTCCGCTGCCATCACCAAGAGAATATCGTCTTTGAAAGAAAACAACACGTCATCGGCGCTGGAGCCGGAGTTTACTCAGGCGCCTGCGACGAATTATGTGACGGAGTTTAAGCTTTCGGGTTTGAAAGTAATCGTGAACTTGAAACCGACGATTGGACAACATGAGAAGAAATTGATGGGGCGGATTAGTTTCTTTTCGAGATCAAATTGTAGAGATTGCACGGCGGTTCGATCATTTTTACGTGGGAAGAATCTTAACTTCGTGGAGATTAATATAGATGTTTTTCCAGCGAGGGAGAAGGAACTGGTGGAGAGGACGGGAAATGCGACAGTCCCACAAATATTTTTCAACGAGAAGTTATTTGGGGGATTGGTGGCGTTGAATTCGATGAGGAATAGTGGGATATTGGAGAAGAAAATGGAGGAATTGCTGGCCGGAAAGTGTCCTCCAGAGGCACCGGAGCCGCCAGTGTACGGGTTCGATGATCCAGAGGAGGAGAAGGAGGAGCAAGCGGACGAGATGGTGCAGATTGTTAGAATTTTACGGCAAAGATTGCCGATTCAGGACCGTCTGATGAAGATGAAAATTGTCAAGAATTGTTTCTCTGGCGGTGAGCTGGTGGAGGTTTTGATACAACAATTGGACTGCGGGAGAAGAAAG GCGGTTGAGATTGGGAAACAATTGGCAAGAAAGCACTTCATCCATCACGTCTTTGG GGAAAATGAATTTGAGGATGGTCACCACTTCTATCGATTCCTTGAGCATGAGTCTTTCATTCCAAAATGCTATAATTTGCGTGGAGCAACAAATGACTGTGAGCCGAAGGATGCTGCCCTCTTAAGCCAGAGGTTGATGAGGATAATGTCAGCAATACTAGAGGCTTATGCCTCTGATGATCGTTGTCGTCTTGATTATGTGGCCATCAGCAAGAGCGAAGAGTTCCGGAG ATATGTGAATCTAGTTCAAGATCTCCAGAGAGTGAACATCCTGACACTTTCAGCAGAAGAGAAGTTGGCCTTCTTTTTGAACCTTTACAATGCCATGGCAATACATGCAGTTATAAGGGTTGGTCATCCTGGAGGAATGATCGATAGAAGGTCATACTTCTCTGATTTCCTGTATGTTGTGGGGGGCTACCCCTATTCCCTTACAGCAATAAGAAATGGGATTCTTAGAAGCAATCGTAGAGCACCTTTTTCACTTGTCAAACCATTCAGTGGTGGAGACAAGCGCCTGGAG CTTGCTCTCCCAAAAGTCAATCAATTGAGTCATTTTGCCCTTTGCAATGGCACAAAATCAAGTCCtgcagtaaaatttttcagtCCTCAAGGTGTTGAATCCGAGTTAAGGTATGCAGCAAGGGAGTTCTTCCAAAGGGATGATGCTATGCAGGTTGATCTGGCCAAAAGGACTGTATACCTCACTAGAATAATCAAGTG GTACAGTGCAGATTTTGGTCAAGAAAAGGAGACTCTGAAGTGGATAATAAATTACTTAGATGCCACTAAAGCAGGTCTTTTGACCCATCTTTTAGGTGATGGTGGCCCTGTAAACATCGTTTACCGGAGCCATGATTGGTCATTGAATTCCTGA